One genomic window of Candidatus Shapirobacteria bacterium includes the following:
- a CDS encoding S1 RNA-binding domain-containing protein: MAKKNKDSQKVSKSKSLKVEKSQSRKVSKSKVGEVFSMADLLKLEGSIPLGLKKGQDIKGKITSIKNKAIFIDVGGKTDAVVMGKEFEFVKDYVADLKIGDEIEVQIKSPENDKGQILVSIRGAASGYGWNYFKDKEKSGGEVTVFAKELNRGGTVVVAPFGFFGFIPGSQIGGKYDGDPEKMLGKKVKAKVLEVDQAKNRLVFSERLVSEPGKVGEEVNAIENLKIGDDFEADVVRVEPFGIFVRISFMAGEQKLILEGLVHISEISWEKVENVSSLFKAKDKIKVKLINKSEGRLQFSLKRMSSDPWEKIEEKYPKEKELEGVVVRIANFGALVKLENGVEGLVHISKLIGGVVLKEGEKVQVYIESVDVAKRKISLGLVAMDKKNVIYK; this comes from the coding sequence ATGGCTAAAAAAAATAAAGATAGTCAGAAAGTCTCAAAGTCGAAAAGTCTCAAAGTCGAAAAGTCTCAAAGTCGAAAAGTCTCAAAGTCAAAAGTAGGTGAGGTTTTTTCCATGGCGGATTTGTTGAAACTGGAGGGGTCAATACCACTAGGGCTTAAAAAAGGTCAGGATATTAAGGGAAAAATAACTTCGATAAAAAATAAGGCGATATTTATCGACGTAGGCGGGAAAACTGATGCGGTGGTAATGGGGAAAGAGTTTGAATTTGTGAAAGACTATGTGGCAGATTTGAAAATTGGAGATGAGATAGAAGTTCAGATTAAATCTCCGGAAAATGACAAGGGACAAATTTTGGTATCTATCAGAGGAGCCGCCTCGGGTTATGGTTGGAATTATTTTAAAGATAAAGAAAAGAGCGGTGGGGAAGTGACGGTTTTTGCGAAAGAACTAAACCGCGGAGGAACGGTGGTGGTGGCGCCATTTGGATTCTTTGGATTTATTCCGGGCTCTCAAATAGGCGGTAAATACGATGGCGATCCGGAAAAAATGCTGGGGAAGAAAGTTAAGGCGAAGGTTTTGGAAGTAGACCAGGCCAAAAATAGACTAGTTTTCTCGGAAAGATTGGTGTCTGAGCCCGGTAAGGTGGGCGAAGAAGTGAACGCGATTGAGAATCTAAAAATCGGTGATGATTTTGAGGCCGATGTGGTACGGGTGGAGCCATTTGGAATTTTTGTTCGAATTAGTTTTATGGCCGGAGAACAGAAATTGATCTTGGAGGGATTGGTGCATATTTCTGAAATTTCATGGGAAAAAGTGGAAAATGTGTCATCGCTGTTTAAAGCCAAAGATAAGATAAAAGTAAAATTAATTAACAAGAGTGAGGGAAGACTGCAATTTTCCTTGAAGAGAATGTCGTCTGACCCGTGGGAAAAGATTGAGGAAAAATATCCGAAAGAGAAGGAGCTTGAAGGAGTAGTGGTAAGAATTGCTAATTTCGGCGCCCTGGTAAAACTGGAAAACGGGGTGGAGGGATTGGTTCACATATCAAAACTTATCGGCGGAGTGGTTTTGAAAGAAGGCGAAAAGGTGCAGGTATATATAGAAAGCGTGGATGTGGCGAAGAGAAAAATTTCTTTGGGACTGGTGGCGATGGATAAGAAGAATGTGATTTATAAATAG
- a CDS encoding glycosyltransferase family 39 protein: MEKNRMWFWGIMVACLLLSSWWLIQNNLLFHSDVGRDMYLLKDIVDNRHLTLIGPRSSLSGFFHGPLWLYISLPVFLIGAGNPVVMAIFWLILLILSWWLVYQTGRRMTDETTAMVATVLVGSATILNSHATINSYGAVIIFPLFYYCFGEYIRTKKTKYLGLGLLVGGAMVQFEIVFGLPMLSVLIIYSVFEIFRSRKWRNMWIYMLLLVPFSTYLIFDLRHEWIQTKAVLGMSGDFSAFNWPDMINWWKLMTGNKILAWFAVIGVIWVSLIKFKNRNNEYDSWWLWGGTVVVLWGVLMVMKIESVDFYYLPLISAMAMMIACLKNYFNKRLYWVLIVSIVSVNLIRAVKDTVNYSRDVNRQDQATWLANVEAGNWVVDHCGNNFGYFVYSSDLYGYSLRYMMDHLKIKEDVIGDLNVKKEITCLLMGPNSIENNWSRETWRESDVKIKTKPAELKLFGNGILVEKYILSAEEQKIAPNPFLIKDAAFR, translated from the coding sequence ATGGAGAAAAATCGGATGTGGTTTTGGGGAATTATGGTTGCTTGTTTATTGCTGAGTAGTTGGTGGCTTATACAGAATAATTTACTTTTTCATTCAGATGTGGGAAGAGATATGTATTTGCTAAAAGATATCGTGGACAACCGGCATCTGACATTAATCGGACCCAGATCGAGTTTGTCCGGTTTTTTTCACGGACCTTTGTGGTTGTATATAAGCTTGCCAGTATTTTTGATAGGGGCGGGAAATCCAGTGGTAATGGCGATTTTTTGGTTGATATTATTGATACTCAGTTGGTGGTTGGTTTATCAAACAGGAAGAAGGATGACGGATGAAACGACAGCGATGGTGGCGACAGTATTGGTGGGTAGTGCGACTATTTTAAATAGTCATGCGACGATTAATTCATATGGGGCAGTAATAATTTTTCCGCTATTTTATTATTGTTTCGGAGAATATATAAGAACAAAGAAAACTAAATATTTGGGTTTGGGGCTGTTGGTTGGCGGGGCAATGGTTCAATTTGAAATTGTCTTTGGATTACCAATGCTTTCTGTGTTGATAATATATAGCGTATTTGAGATTTTTAGAAGCCGAAAATGGCGGAATATGTGGATATATATGTTGTTGTTGGTGCCATTTTCGACATATTTGATATTCGATTTGAGGCACGAGTGGATACAAACAAAAGCAGTTCTGGGGATGTCGGGAGACTTTTCGGCATTTAATTGGCCAGATATGATTAATTGGTGGAAATTAATGACAGGAAATAAAATATTGGCCTGGTTTGCGGTAATTGGGGTGATTTGGGTAAGCTTAATAAAATTTAAAAATAGAAATAATGAATATGATTCATGGTGGTTGTGGGGAGGAACAGTGGTGGTTTTATGGGGAGTGTTGATGGTAATGAAAATAGAATCGGTAGATTTTTACTATTTACCTTTGATCTCGGCGATGGCAATGATGATTGCCTGTCTGAAAAATTATTTTAACAAGCGGTTATACTGGGTGTTGATAGTGTCGATAGTATCGGTAAACTTGATTAGGGCGGTAAAAGACACGGTGAACTATTCCAGAGATGTAAATCGCCAAGATCAGGCCACTTGGTTGGCAAACGTAGAAGCAGGGAATTGGGTAGTGGATCACTGCGGCAATAATTTTGGTTATTTTGTTTATAGCTCGGATCTATATGGTTATTCATTGAGATATATGATGGATCATTTGAAGATAAAAGAAGATGTTATTGGAGATTTGAACGTAAAGAAAGAAATAACCTGTTTATTGATGGGCCCAAATTCAATAGAGAACAATTGGAGCCGGGAAACTTGGAGGGAAAGTGATGTGAAAATTAAAACAAAACCGGCAGAGCTAAAATTATTTGGAAATGGGATATTGGTGGAAAAATATATATTATCTGCTGAAGAGCAAAAAATAGCACCAAATCCATTTTTGATTAAGGACGCAGCTTTTAGATAA
- the radA gene encoding DNA repair protein RadA produces MKKTNEVVFVCSNCGNEFGKWSGQCSACGEWNTLKEVKSLKVESRKGKRLNQKRERTQVVNLGKLNLPLAPPLTKGGEGIYISAGISEFDRVLGKGFVRGQVILFAGEPGIGKSTLLTQLMGNVSGLYVAGEESAEQIALRVERLRLDTKKFDILETNSADEVIEFLERAKNVYKIVVVDSIQVMLTEGAASVAGSPGQIKEVTFRLVEVAKKLGVTIIIVGHVTKEGDIAGPKMLEHMVDTVLYFEGDKNSELRILRVTKNRFGPTDEVGVFKMEERGLREIRSDEINLVSGGGAAKIGSAVTVIMEGTRPILVEIQALVVESFAPMPKRVFSGIDYNRGQLLIAVAQKILAMPLYKYDVFVSVTGGIKIDDTGSDIAILAAMWSSYKNLPLKRNPSSNPPFDKGGRGALVFIGEVSLLGEVKKVRNWERRIKEAKSLGWEAGEVDGVRDLKLLV; encoded by the coding sequence ATGAAAAAAACGAACGAAGTGGTTTTTGTATGTTCAAATTGTGGGAATGAGTTTGGAAAGTGGAGCGGACAGTGTTCGGCCTGTGGGGAGTGGAATACGCTGAAAGAAGTCAAAAGTCTAAAAGTCGAAAGTCGAAAGGGAAAAAGATTAAATCAAAAAAGAGAAAGGACACAGGTTGTAAATTTGGGAAAATTAAATCTACCCCTAGCCCCTCCTTTGACGAAAGGAGGGGAAGGTATTTATATATCTGCGGGAATATCCGAATTTGATAGAGTTTTGGGTAAAGGATTTGTGCGGGGACAAGTAATACTTTTTGCCGGCGAGCCAGGGATAGGTAAAAGTACGCTTTTGACCCAATTGATGGGAAATGTTTCGGGGTTATATGTGGCCGGGGAGGAGTCGGCAGAACAAATAGCACTAAGAGTGGAGAGATTACGGCTGGATACGAAAAAGTTTGATATTTTGGAAACTAATTCAGCAGATGAAGTGATTGAGTTTCTGGAACGAGCAAAAAATGTATACAAAATAGTGGTGGTCGACTCGATTCAGGTAATGCTGACGGAGGGAGCGGCCTCGGTGGCGGGCAGCCCCGGACAAATTAAGGAAGTAACCTTCAGATTGGTGGAGGTGGCCAAGAAATTGGGGGTGACTATTATAATAGTAGGACATGTGACCAAGGAGGGGGATATTGCCGGACCAAAAATGCTCGAGCACATGGTGGACACGGTGTTGTATTTTGAAGGAGACAAAAATTCAGAGCTGAGAATTTTGCGGGTGACTAAAAATAGATTTGGGCCGACGGATGAGGTGGGGGTGTTTAAAATGGAAGAAAGAGGATTGAGGGAAATTCGAAGTGATGAGATTAATCTGGTGTCGGGGGGTGGGGCGGCGAAAATCGGATCAGCGGTGACAGTGATAATGGAGGGGACCCGGCCGATATTGGTAGAAATACAAGCATTGGTGGTGGAAAGTTTTGCGCCCATGCCGAAAAGAGTATTTTCGGGAATTGATTATAACCGGGGACAATTGTTGATTGCGGTGGCGCAAAAGATTTTGGCGATGCCACTTTATAAATATGATGTGTTTGTATCAGTAACAGGGGGGATTAAGATAGATGATACAGGTTCTGATATAGCGATATTGGCGGCAATGTGGAGTAGTTATAAAAATCTACCACTAAAACGAAATCCCTCCTCTAATCCTCCCTTTGACAAGGGAGGACGGGGGGCACTAGTTTTTATTGGAGAAGTATCATTGTTGGGAGAGGTGAAGAAAGTGAGGAATTGGGAAAGAAGAATCAAAGAGGCAAAGAGTTTGGGGTGGGAGGCGGGGGAAGTAGATGGGGTAAGAGATTTAAAGCTTTTAGTTTAG
- a CDS encoding dockerin type I domain-containing protein: protein MSENGGTMLGRYLRLIVAGVVLAIGFLTMRFECEAAEVGVSIQADQVKNNDFAQLMGGYLLNRGNSRDPGSATSLNSSGLINAYKGMMPSSVNGAEFDSGTVVRVHSFQNMEPNDYFGLTNDEVVDIIKFCKATGCEPMFGAYGLQDAKTTMDIGGGVMITGYQADTSYEKIKARAKFVKDQCKAVWGNDNHCKVWDIGNEPPANQGNCDYYGKTLIPTATKAVLSEIPNAVFHAPELFRYESKVKDTSTMLTECIIDAVNKTDPNVRIDMFTVHWYPYTCGEGDSVYNVDGNALLKWDGFGVASQKMTHPYSIVSGTRAIMEKYGTTRGARIGVGELNPSGACVTSSSASEGEKITAKVNQSWGSAFWHLDEMGILAEAGVSHISKHTHVAPGSGVYTVIMMGSSNPILLPNYWAYRFSAKYFAKRVVGSTSDKPQLVNSHAGIDKQGNLRIMLINKSGSGFKPGGSPPSDVGAARGVSVRINLANFSYSGQQAEVYKLTAYGNNFADGTKPTDESQVISAAGSIGIGREFEYTVPAYSAVIIKVPGSGGQSYPTAVPTTAPPYGDPTSTPRPAGPTPTRNPNVTPTSAPVGCSGGCYGSLANCTTNCGFTCPKLSAADTKTQCGWDNAVAYRCCSQGTNPAPTNTRAPTTPTRSISPTNTPTGPIPTRGESTPTPTLAPVCPKKGSGDANCDGVVNISDFGVWKMEFIQSTVQRMADFNGDGRVTIADFGSWKVGFLGR from the coding sequence ATGAGTGAGAATGGAGGGACGATGTTAGGGAGATATTTGAGGCTGATAGTGGCGGGAGTAGTATTGGCAATTGGGTTTTTGACAATGAGATTTGAGTGCGAGGCGGCAGAAGTCGGCGTATCCATACAAGCGGATCAGGTAAAAAATAATGATTTTGCTCAGCTGATGGGAGGATATTTGCTAAACCGAGGGAATAGCCGTGATCCGGGGTCGGCAACTTCTTTGAATAGCAGTGGTTTGATCAACGCATATAAGGGAATGATGCCAAGTTCGGTGAATGGGGCAGAGTTTGACTCGGGGACAGTAGTGAGAGTTCATAGTTTTCAGAATATGGAACCAAACGACTATTTTGGTCTGACCAATGATGAAGTGGTGGATATTATTAAGTTTTGTAAGGCGACCGGGTGCGAACCAATGTTTGGGGCATACGGATTGCAGGATGCAAAAACAACCATGGATATCGGCGGCGGGGTGATGATAACCGGATATCAGGCAGATACGAGCTATGAGAAGATAAAAGCGAGGGCGAAATTTGTGAAAGATCAGTGCAAGGCAGTATGGGGGAATGATAATCATTGTAAGGTTTGGGACATTGGAAATGAACCACCGGCAAACCAGGGAAATTGTGATTATTACGGTAAGACACTGATTCCGACGGCGACAAAAGCGGTGCTGTCGGAAATCCCTAACGCAGTTTTTCATGCTCCTGAGCTATTTCGGTACGAGTCGAAGGTAAAGGACACAAGTACAATGCTGACTGAGTGCATAATTGATGCGGTGAATAAAACGGATCCTAACGTGAGAATTGATATGTTTACGGTGCATTGGTATCCGTATACATGCGGCGAGGGTGATAGTGTTTACAATGTGGACGGGAATGCTTTGCTGAAATGGGACGGCTTTGGGGTGGCTTCCCAAAAAATGACTCATCCGTATTCTATAGTGAGCGGCACCAGGGCAATAATGGAAAAATATGGAACTACCCGGGGGGCGCGGATTGGGGTGGGTGAACTAAATCCATCGGGGGCATGCGTGACAAGTAGTAGTGCCTCGGAGGGGGAAAAGATTACGGCTAAGGTGAATCAATCGTGGGGATCAGCCTTTTGGCATTTGGATGAAATGGGAATATTGGCCGAAGCCGGAGTGAGCCATATTTCGAAGCATACCCATGTGGCGCCGGGAAGCGGGGTCTATACAGTGATAATGATGGGGTCGAGTAATCCGATATTATTACCTAACTATTGGGCATATAGATTTTCGGCGAAGTATTTTGCAAAAAGAGTGGTGGGGTCAACATCGGACAAACCACAACTGGTGAACTCACACGCGGGGATAGACAAACAGGGCAATTTGAGAATAATGCTGATTAATAAATCGGGTTCGGGATTTAAGCCGGGGGGAAGTCCTCCCAGTGATGTGGGAGCGGCCAGGGGGGTAAGTGTGAGGATAAATTTGGCTAATTTTTCCTATTCGGGACAACAGGCGGAAGTGTATAAGCTGACGGCATACGGAAATAATTTTGCGGATGGAACTAAACCAACGGATGAGAGCCAGGTGATAAGTGCGGCAGGGTCGATTGGAATTGGGCGGGAATTTGAATACACGGTGCCAGCCTATTCGGCAGTAATAATTAAAGTTCCGGGGTCCGGCGGCCAGTCATACCCAACAGCAGTACCGACTACGGCTCCACCTTATGGTGACCCGACAAGTACACCGCGACCGGCCGGTCCGACACCAACCCGGAACCCTAATGTGACGCCAACTTCAGCACCAGTGGGGTGCAGCGGCGGATGTTATGGTAGTCTGGCCAACTGTACGACAAACTGCGGATTTACCTGCCCAAAGTTATCTGCCGCCGACACGAAGACTCAGTGTGGTTGGGATAATGCGGTGGCATATAGGTGTTGTAGTCAGGGGACGAATCCGGCTCCAACCAATACCCGAGCCCCGACGACGCCAACGAGATCGATATCACCAACAAACACGCCGACTGGCCCGATTCCGACACGAGGAGAGTCGACACCAACTCCGACTCTGGCCCCGGTATGTCCTAAAAAGGGATCGGGAGATGCTAACTGTGACGGGGTAGTGAATATCAGTGACTTTGGAGTTTGGAAAATGGAGTTTATCCAAAGCACAGTTCAAAGAATGGCTGATTTTAACGGCGACGGCAGAGTGACAATCGCTGATTTCGGGAGTTGGAAGGTGGGGTTTTTGGGGAGATAG
- a CDS encoding dockerin type I repeat-containing protein, with product MMIFVFGILCFFNLAMRPVWGVEDPTTYNVRVLFVKLSPVEGGEDMIKRFFGWQFSGKTTDQGLDLGINANISALKRLSNNRINYEVVKKVDISAFPKYSNGYVYDFAKYKKCTDGTDTAGECEKQKFYFDHIDWARSNNICRLAAENNIDEIWMASAPFITTWENFMIGPKDGFNVNGTAYSVPECTKNYVVMSSGWSTDSFAHIYGHRIEATMRYMTQYWKPEDVKKYWTNFAATDLYGLSYGSGAVAPAREAYCGNSHFPHNATKHYDTANKTYQDSTCKDWKNIPNFTGTRESINCDRWGCYDSGPSGWAEYWLGSMPREQGGINLVSNSGVSIYLKNNWWYYFLYPENAIRFLKETSGVAPTVTAKPTVVPTRVPTNTPAVPTVLPTVVPPTKVPTVRPTVTATATTTPACSKKGSGDANCDGVVNISDFAIWKTEFMTGGGQKTADFNKDGKVNIMDFGVWKVGFSER from the coding sequence ATGATGATTTTTGTTTTTGGAATCTTGTGTTTTTTTAATTTGGCAATGAGGCCGGTTTGGGGGGTGGAGGATCCGACCACATACAATGTGAGAGTGTTGTTTGTGAAACTAAGCCCGGTTGAAGGCGGGGAAGATATGATTAAACGATTTTTCGGGTGGCAGTTTTCGGGAAAGACGACCGATCAGGGACTGGATTTGGGGATTAACGCGAATATTAGCGCACTTAAAAGACTGTCGAATAACAGAATTAATTATGAGGTAGTAAAAAAAGTGGATATTTCGGCGTTTCCAAAATATAGCAACGGATATGTTTATGACTTTGCCAAGTACAAGAAGTGTACAGATGGCACGGATACAGCCGGGGAGTGTGAGAAACAGAAATTTTATTTTGACCATATAGATTGGGCAAGAAGTAATAATATCTGCCGACTGGCGGCGGAAAATAATATTGATGAAATCTGGATGGCATCGGCACCTTTTATTACTACCTGGGAGAATTTTATGATCGGGCCAAAGGATGGGTTTAATGTGAACGGGACGGCATATAGTGTGCCGGAATGTACTAAAAACTATGTGGTGATGTCTTCGGGGTGGTCGACTGATTCTTTTGCTCATATTTACGGACATAGAATTGAGGCAACCATGAGGTATATGACACAGTATTGGAAGCCGGAGGATGTTAAAAAATATTGGACTAACTTTGCCGCAACGGACTTGTACGGACTGTCTTATGGCTCGGGGGCGGTGGCACCGGCGAGAGAGGCATATTGCGGTAACAGCCATTTTCCTCATAATGCCACGAAGCACTATGATACGGCCAATAAAACCTACCAAGATTCTACCTGTAAAGATTGGAAGAATATCCCAAACTTTACGGGGACAAGAGAAAGTATTAATTGTGACAGGTGGGGATGTTACGACAGCGGACCATCAGGTTGGGCGGAATATTGGTTGGGGAGTATGCCGAGAGAACAGGGGGGAATTAACCTGGTTTCCAACTCGGGAGTCAGTATTTATTTGAAAAATAATTGGTGGTATTACTTTTTGTACCCGGAAAATGCAATAAGATTTTTGAAAGAGACTAGCGGGGTGGCGCCGACGGTGACGGCCAAACCAACGGTAGTGCCGACACGGGTGCCGACCAATACACCGGCGGTACCGACGGTGTTGCCGACGGTAGTACCACCGACAAAAGTCCCGACGGTCAGACCAACGGTGACGGCCACTGCTACTACCACCCCCGCGTGTTCTAAAAAGGGATCAGGCGATGCCAATTGCGACGGGGTAGTTAATATTAGCGATTTTGCAATTTGGAAAACAGAGTTTATGACTGGCGGCGGACAAAAGACAGCCGATTTCAATAAAGACGGAAAAGTAAACATTATGGACTTTGGGGTTTGGAAAGTGGGGTTTTCGGAGCGATAG
- a CDS encoding dockerin type I domain-containing protein has protein sequence MIKRVILLACLVFFGLCQGLVFAQGAARYNNPGQGLFLCHYDKGTSESVKGTGWIVYWGVLQPRDPRTLANKSDSWNREELDKLINRLKSGKNMYLHMALYNANQSEAIVYPAWLKIKRIVYSRGNYPDIWDSEYRTRVKEFLTLLNSEFEKAGVLDKIEYIEMAVGGNWAAPEWWLNDNDLNVWLGAAGCGAGDYGCFGTKVNEAVSAMIDIHASSFPKSALMMIKGSCKYTECNYSQYDSQLAKYGMRLMIKAAGIGHRTSNCGYHYELASWSGSVTKTGQEPWGPSVNCKGANMGFDPNTDGACKDNYEVTYTNSLWRERNSYYCIYGDDLFCSDAMVKRTNQFVAGHLGAQIRLVSFNLGAGSARVGDRVNLTMKWENTGSAPLMAPLKQGQKWEAGSYKLFLEYVKADGSSIEQVLPDDLATNTWKTTKLFFGKDVSVAVEIPLNLGGSSDSSSQAYKVYLGFTDPNGEKKRFALINTESANESAKGRYLIANSFVVTGKGVVAPTLVPTGVRVTPTLVPPVDPPPTRAPTVRPTATATATVTPACSKKGSGDANCDGVVNISDFATWKTEFLAGGGQQTADFNKDGRVTIGDFGAWKVGFLAGR, from the coding sequence GTGATTAAGAGGGTAATACTGTTGGCATGTTTGGTTTTTTTTGGGCTATGCCAGGGATTGGTTTTTGCTCAAGGAGCGGCCAGATATAATAACCCCGGTCAGGGGCTGTTTTTGTGCCATTATGATAAGGGGACATCGGAGTCGGTTAAAGGGACGGGGTGGATAGTGTATTGGGGGGTTTTGCAACCCAGGGACCCCAGGACTTTGGCGAATAAATCAGATAGTTGGAATCGGGAAGAGCTGGATAAGCTTATTAACAGGCTAAAATCGGGGAAAAATATGTATCTTCATATGGCCTTGTATAACGCTAATCAAAGCGAAGCGATAGTGTACCCCGCCTGGTTGAAGATTAAGAGGATTGTTTATAGCCGGGGAAATTATCCGGATATTTGGGATTCGGAGTATCGAACCAGAGTGAAAGAGTTTCTGACGCTTCTGAACAGTGAATTTGAGAAGGCGGGAGTGTTGGATAAAATTGAATATATCGAGATGGCGGTGGGAGGTAATTGGGCGGCGCCGGAGTGGTGGTTAAATGATAACGACTTAAACGTATGGTTGGGGGCGGCAGGATGCGGAGCGGGGGATTATGGATGCTTTGGAACAAAGGTGAATGAGGCGGTAAGCGCAATGATTGATATTCATGCCAGTTCATTTCCTAAAAGCGCCTTGATGATGATCAAGGGGTCGTGCAAATATACCGAATGTAATTATAGCCAGTATGACAGTCAGCTTGCAAAATACGGGATGAGGTTGATGATAAAAGCGGCAGGAATAGGCCACCGGACCTCGAATTGCGGGTATCATTATGAACTGGCCTCATGGTCGGGGAGCGTGACAAAAACGGGGCAGGAGCCGTGGGGTCCAAGTGTAAATTGTAAAGGAGCAAATATGGGGTTTGATCCAAATACTGACGGGGCCTGTAAGGATAACTATGAAGTGACTTATACGAATTCATTGTGGCGGGAAAGAAATAGTTATTACTGTATCTATGGCGACGATTTGTTTTGCAGTGATGCAATGGTAAAGAGGACTAATCAATTTGTGGCGGGTCATTTGGGAGCACAAATTAGACTGGTAAGTTTTAATTTGGGAGCGGGGAGCGCCAGGGTGGGCGATAGGGTGAATTTGACAATGAAATGGGAAAACACGGGGTCGGCCCCACTGATGGCGCCTTTGAAACAGGGACAAAAGTGGGAAGCAGGGTCGTATAAATTATTTTTGGAGTATGTGAAGGCCGATGGCAGTAGTATTGAGCAGGTATTGCCAGATGATCTGGCAACTAATACATGGAAAACGACAAAACTATTTTTTGGAAAAGATGTCAGTGTAGCGGTGGAAATTCCCCTAAATTTGGGGGGGAGTAGCGATAGCTCGAGCCAGGCTTATAAAGTATATTTGGGTTTTACTGACCCCAATGGAGAAAAGAAAAGGTTTGCCTTGATTAATACCGAGTCGGCCAATGAGTCGGCAAAGGGAAGGTATTTGATTGCAAATAGTTTTGTGGTGACAGGGAAGGGGGTGGTGGCGCCGACTTTGGTTCCGACGGGGGTGAGAGTGACACCAACTCTGGTGCCGCCGGTTGATCCACCACCTACCAGAGCACCGACCGTCAGGCCAACGGCGACAGCGACGGCCACTGTTACACCCGCGTGTTCCAAAAAAGGATCAGGTGATGCTAATTGCGACGGAGTAGTAAACATTTCTGACTTTGCTACCTGGAAGACGGAATTTTTAGCCGGGGGTGGTCAACAGACGGCTGATTTTAATAAGGACGGAAGAGTAACGATTGGGGACTTTGGTGCTTGGAAGGTGGGGTTTTTGGCCGGGCGATAA
- the rho gene encoding transcription termination factor Rho: protein MLKKVGEPDEASVKVVTAVEEVKVALPEVAAAKDKPVQVEKTEVPRSRVEIKQPVRIASQPIQVKPQLQPQPQVQAQLNSNFENINGILEIMQDGQGYIRPKFNPSAKDVFIGSMQVRRYNLRFGDLISGVAKSPKDGDRYWGLVRLDKVNGMELASAGRRPDFRDLVPIYAQKQIKLETDKEILSTRIIDLFCPIGFGQRGMVVSPPKAGKTVLLKEIAAGVTRNYPEVHLMAVLVGERPEEVTDMQRFIKGEVIASSFDQKPEEQTRAAEIAIERAKRLVELGKDVVMVFDSITRLARAYNLAIPTSGRTLSGGFDPAALYPSKKFFGAARKIENGGSLTIIGTALVDTGSKMDELIFEEFKGTGNMELRLDRRLAERRIFPAFDILKSGTRKEELLLGESELSKIIAIRRMFDVIDDSNGATEMIIEQMLKSKNNDEFLAKVGKK, encoded by the coding sequence ATGCTGAAGAAAGTTGGCGAGCCTGATGAGGCTAGTGTTAAGGTTGTTACAGCGGTCGAAGAAGTAAAAGTTGCTCTGCCGGAAGTGGCGGCAGCCAAAGATAAGCCGGTGCAGGTTGAAAAAACCGAGGTGCCAAGATCGAGGGTGGAGATAAAACAACCGGTAAGAATCGCTTCACAACCAATCCAAGTAAAGCCTCAGTTGCAACCACAGCCACAAGTACAGGCGCAATTAAATTCTAATTTTGAAAACATTAACGGTATTTTGGAGATAATGCAGGATGGACAGGGATATATTAGGCCTAAGTTTAATCCATCAGCAAAGGATGTGTTTATCGGCTCGATGCAGGTTCGGAGATACAACCTGAGGTTTGGGGATTTGATAAGCGGAGTGGCTAAATCACCCAAGGATGGGGACAGGTATTGGGGGTTGGTGAGGCTTGATAAGGTAAACGGAATGGAGTTGGCTTCAGCCGGTAGAAGACCGGATTTTAGAGATTTGGTACCAATATATGCCCAAAAACAGATAAAGCTCGAGACGGACAAGGAAATATTGTCGACGAGGATTATCGATTTGTTTTGCCCGATTGGTTTCGGACAGAGGGGGATGGTAGTGTCGCCGCCAAAGGCAGGAAAGACGGTTTTGCTAAAAGAGATCGCGGCAGGGGTGACAAGAAACTATCCTGAAGTTCACCTAATGGCAGTACTTGTGGGGGAAAGACCGGAGGAAGTGACAGATATGCAGAGATTCATAAAAGGAGAGGTAATTGCTTCTAGCTTTGATCAGAAACCTGAAGAACAGACCAGGGCGGCCGAGATTGCGATTGAGCGGGCAAAAAGATTGGTAGAACTGGGGAAAGACGTAGTGATGGTTTTTGATTCGATCACGAGACTGGCTCGGGCTTATAATTTGGCGATTCCGACTTCAGGAAGAACACTGTCGGGAGGATTTGACCCGGCAGCGCTTTATCCATCGAAGAAATTTTTTGGAGCGGCAAGAAAAATTGAAAACGGAGGATCGCTAACCATTATCGGGACGGCTTTGGTTGATACCGGGTCAAAAATGGATGAATTGATTTTTGAGGAATTTAAGGGCACAGGAAATATGGAACTGAGGCTTGACAGAAGGTTGGCGGAGAGAAGGATATTTCCGGCGTTTGACATCTTAAAGTCGGGGACGCGGAAGGAGGAATTGCTTTTGGGTGAAAGTGAGCTGAGTAAAATTATTGCAATCCGGAGGATGTTTGATGTTATTGATGACAGTAACGGAGCAACAGAGATGATTATCGAGCAGATGTTAAAATCAAAGAATAATGATGAATTTTTGGCAAAAGTGGGGAAAAAATAG